The following are encoded together in the Capsulimonas corticalis genome:
- a CDS encoding endonuclease VII domain-containing protein has protein sequence MDKSLWQLQYLSGLSVRDIAGQSATTAMTVSRYLRKIGTEMRPVGRVADLDPKERQCSKCKKIKPITEFYRNTSYKSGYGYDCKKCPNAYSGRNLKKYGLTKTALELMYKAQDHKCAICGIPEGERLLHIDHCHKTGKVRGLLCERCNLGIGAFNDSLEYLNTAILYLKYALNDRASPKE, from the coding sequence ATGGATAAGTCTTTATGGCAATTGCAATATTTGTCTGGCTTGAGCGTAAGGGATATCGCTGGGCAGAGTGCTACAACGGCTATGACAGTATCCCGGTATCTTAGAAAGATCGGAACAGAAATGCGTCCAGTGGGGCGTGTTGCTGATTTAGATCCCAAAGAGCGACAATGCTCAAAATGTAAGAAAATTAAACCGATTACTGAATTCTATCGCAACACATCATACAAGTCTGGATACGGTTACGATTGCAAAAAATGTCCGAATGCTTACAGCGGCCGAAATTTGAAAAAATATGGATTGACTAAAACGGCTTTAGAACTCATGTACAAAGCCCAAGATCACAAATGTGCTATTTGTGGGATTCCTGAAGGAGAAAGGCTTCTACATATTGATCATTGCCACAAAACTGGAAAAGTTCGAGGTCTATTGTGCGAACGGTGCAACTTAGGAATAGGTGCTTTTAATGATAGTCTGGAATATCTTAACACTGCAATCTTATATTTGAAGTATGCGTTAAATGATCGGGCTAGTCCCAAAGAATAA
- a CDS encoding MerR family transcriptional regulator, producing the protein MQTKIEPAARDGVGLTVQEVARQSGLSTHTLRYYERIGLLAPIPRDHSSGHRRYSPDTIDLVNNLACLRAAGMSIDDMRRFLQLRRQGNIVAGEQKKLFEAHEAALAREMEQMKIRMEYVAGKVAYWAAVEAGDAAMAREIAAANQCRAQKFKKRNGGL; encoded by the coding sequence ATGCAAACCAAAATCGAACCGGCGGCGCGGGACGGCGTCGGGCTGACGGTGCAGGAGGTGGCGCGGCAGAGCGGGCTGAGTACGCATACGCTGCGTTACTATGAGCGCATTGGGCTGCTGGCTCCGATCCCAAGGGATCACAGCAGTGGGCACAGACGCTATTCGCCGGACACGATCGATCTGGTGAATAATCTGGCGTGCCTGCGCGCGGCGGGGATGTCGATCGATGATATGCGGCGTTTTTTGCAGCTGCGGAGGCAGGGCAATATCGTAGCCGGCGAGCAAAAGAAGTTGTTTGAAGCTCACGAGGCGGCCCTTGCCCGCGAGATGGAGCAGATGAAGATACGGATGGAGTATGTGGCGGGCAAGGTGGCGTATTGGGCGGCGGTCGAAGCCGGAGACGCGGCGATGGCTCGGGAGATCGCGGCGGCCAATCAATGCAGAGCACAGAAGTTCAAGAAAAGGAATGGCGGTTTATGA
- a CDS encoding SDR family oxidoreductase: MKTWFITGTSRGFGREWTEAALKRGDQVAATARNTESLKDLAEQYGDQIFPIALDVTDREADFAAVKAAHEHFGRLDVIVNNAGYGLFGAIEEVSEAEARAQLETNLFGALWVTQAALPYLRAQGQGHILQVSSIGGVAAFAGIGLYHASKWGLEGFSEALSQEVAPFGIHVTIIEPGGFSTDWGGSSAARAAQNPAYDGMREGRAKRAGAMKPGDPTATSEAILKVVDAENPPLRLLLGAFATELLPKVYDQRLKTWAEWTDVSRAADGE; encoded by the coding sequence ATGAAAACATGGTTTATCACGGGTACATCCCGAGGATTTGGCCGCGAGTGGACCGAAGCCGCTCTGAAGCGCGGGGATCAGGTCGCCGCGACGGCGCGCAATACCGAGAGCTTGAAGGATCTGGCGGAGCAGTACGGCGATCAGATCTTTCCGATCGCGCTGGATGTGACGGATCGGGAAGCCGATTTCGCGGCCGTCAAGGCCGCGCACGAACACTTCGGCCGGCTGGATGTGATTGTCAATAACGCCGGCTACGGGCTCTTCGGCGCGATCGAAGAGGTCAGCGAGGCCGAAGCCAGGGCGCAGCTGGAAACCAATCTCTTTGGCGCGCTGTGGGTGACGCAGGCGGCGCTGCCTTACCTGCGCGCCCAGGGGCAGGGGCATATCCTGCAAGTCTCCAGCATCGGCGGCGTGGCGGCGTTCGCCGGAATCGGGCTTTATCACGCCTCGAAGTGGGGGCTGGAAGGCTTCAGCGAAGCGCTCAGTCAGGAGGTCGCGCCGTTCGGGATTCATGTGACGATCATCGAGCCCGGCGGCTTCAGCACCGACTGGGGCGGCAGCTCGGCGGCGCGCGCCGCTCAGAACCCCGCTTACGACGGTATGCGGGAAGGCCGGGCCAAGAGAGCCGGCGCCATGAAACCCGGCGATCCGACCGCCACCAGCGAGGCTATTCTGAAAGTGGTCGACGCCGAAAACCCGCCGCTGCGTCTGCTGCTGGGCGCGTTCGCCACGGAGCTGCTCCCAAAGGTTTACGATCAGCGGCTGAAAACCTGGGCCGAATGGACGGACGTCTCCCGCGCGGCCGACGGCGAATAA
- a CDS encoding nuclear transport factor 2 family protein, with protein sequence MTTLNFTKTEAPEWLLAMWKEIDDKTFGKGFDCFADDAVCNLGVADWRGREGIRESLREFIDKGMTTHHDVVEYWDGGSLKIFRGLVTMNFDDPAKEPVRPVMTHFFYMDKTDPAKVSRWVGSVGPTEF encoded by the coding sequence ATGACGACGTTGAACTTCACGAAGACCGAGGCGCCGGAATGGCTGCTGGCGATGTGGAAAGAGATCGATGACAAAACCTTCGGCAAAGGCTTCGACTGCTTCGCGGACGACGCGGTTTGCAATCTCGGCGTTGCGGACTGGCGGGGACGCGAGGGAATTCGCGAGAGCCTGCGCGAATTCATCGACAAGGGAATGACCACCCATCACGATGTCGTTGAATACTGGGACGGCGGTTCGCTCAAGATCTTTCGCGGCCTCGTGACCATGAACTTCGACGATCCCGCGAAAGAACCCGTCAGGCCGGTGATGACGCATTTCTTCTACATGGACAAGACCGACCCCGCAAAGGTCAGCCGCTGGGTGGGCTCAGTAGGCCCAACCGAGTTTTAA
- a CDS encoding helix-turn-helix domain-containing protein, which produces MNSPHPTATAAANDLGALLRQWRDVRGKSQLDLAFDADVSQRHISFMESGRSIPSRQTLMTVAEALDVPLRDRNALLLAAGYAPLYSEGPWNAAEMQSVTRALQRMLRQQEPFPAVVMDRAWNVLMANEAAPRFFRCFIDLAARESPRNLLRLMFDPQGMRPFIADWETVAKSLLQRVYRESVGRVVDHDGQELLAALLAYPGVKAEWKTPKALSAVPTAPDMPVIPIGFIHGDRVLNYFSMVSTVGTPQTVAAQELRVECMFPADDATERRHLQMFGDDPAA; this is translated from the coding sequence ATGAATTCCCCCCACCCGACCGCGACGGCGGCGGCGAATGACCTGGGCGCGCTGCTGCGCCAGTGGCGCGATGTGCGCGGCAAGAGCCAACTGGACCTTGCATTCGATGCGGACGTGTCGCAGCGCCATATCAGCTTTATGGAGAGCGGCCGCAGCATTCCCAGCCGCCAGACATTGATGACTGTCGCGGAGGCGCTGGATGTCCCGCTGCGCGACCGTAACGCATTGTTACTGGCGGCGGGGTACGCCCCGCTCTATTCCGAAGGCCCCTGGAATGCGGCGGAGATGCAGAGCGTCACACGCGCGCTCCAGCGGATGCTGCGCCAGCAGGAGCCTTTTCCGGCGGTCGTGATGGATCGCGCCTGGAATGTGCTCATGGCTAACGAAGCCGCGCCGCGCTTCTTTCGGTGCTTCATCGATCTCGCGGCGCGCGAAAGTCCGCGCAATTTGCTGCGCCTGATGTTTGACCCGCAAGGGATGCGTCCGTTTATCGCCGATTGGGAGACCGTGGCGAAGAGTTTGCTTCAGCGTGTTTACCGCGAATCCGTCGGCCGTGTGGTCGATCATGACGGTCAGGAGCTCCTGGCCGCGCTGCTTGCTTATCCCGGTGTGAAGGCCGAGTGGAAAACTCCCAAAGCGCTGAGCGCCGTCCCAACCGCGCCCGACATGCCCGTCATCCCCATCGGCTTTATCCACGGCGATCGCGTGCTGAACTACTTCTCGATGGTCTCCACCGTCGGGACCCCGCAAACGGTCGCCGCGCAGGAGCTGCGTGTTGAGTGCATGTTTCCGGCGGACGACGCGACGGAGCGCCGCCATCTCCAGATGTTCGGCGACGACCCTGCGGCTTGA
- a CDS encoding MGH1-like glycoside hydrolase domain-containing protein, translating to MNAEEIRLAQSRERKAHWKRWGPYLSDRAWGTVREDYSADGSAWDYLSHDLSRSVAYRWNEDGLGGICDRHQKICFAPAFWNHKDSILKERLFGVTGTQGNHGEDVKEYYFYVDSTPTHSYMKFLYKYPQAAYPYADLTNVNIRRGKHESEYELLDTGIFDEDRYFDIVVEYAKASVEDILVKITAYNRGPEAAPIDLLPTVWFRNTWSWGDDADRPTLRLEEDGAAGRKVILLHEESYGERRLYCAGDPDLLFTDNETNRHRLGMAPGASQFCKDGVNRYLVGKHEDAVNPARTGTKAAAHYTMTVEAGGSKSVTLRFTDGVLEADAKYPLGVDFDDIFAARIREADEFYAGVIPKTLSTDAQSVMRQALAGMLWSKQFYHYEVQRWLEGDPGYSKLPRSRMEGRNHDWSHLYSADVLSMPDKWEYPWFAAWDLAFHCIPLALVDSEFSKDQLSLMVREWYMHPNGQLPAYEWAMGDVNPPVHAWAAFRVYKMEEKRLGVSDRPFLERVFHKLLLNFTWWVNRKDPEGRNVFQGGFLGLDNIGIFDRSRPLPTGGHLDQSDGTSWMAMFTLNLLAIAMELAKENPAYEDVASKFWEHFLYISEAMNSLGSEGEGLWDREDGFFYDVLHLPDGRRMPVKIRSIVGLIPLFAVETLEADALENLAGFHRRMEWFVEHRPDLVRNVACMETPGTRERRLLSIVSPSQLRAILRVMLDEEEFLSPYGIRAVSRYHKDHPYIFEVDGVEHRVDYEPAESSDGLFGGNSNWRGPIWMPINYLIIESLQKYHYYLGDDFKVECPTGSGNMLTLWEVAAELSHRLTHLFAHDEAGRRPVYGYAEKFQNDPHWKDLILFYEYFHGDNGAGIGASHQTGWTGLVAKLMQQSGE from the coding sequence TTGAACGCTGAAGAGATTCGCCTCGCGCAGTCGCGAGAGCGCAAGGCGCATTGGAAGCGCTGGGGGCCATATTTGAGCGACCGCGCCTGGGGCACGGTGCGCGAGGACTATAGCGCCGACGGCTCCGCCTGGGATTATCTATCGCACGATCTCTCGCGTTCGGTGGCCTATCGCTGGAATGAGGACGGCCTGGGCGGCATCTGCGACCGTCACCAGAAGATCTGCTTCGCGCCCGCGTTTTGGAACCACAAAGACTCGATCCTGAAGGAGCGTCTCTTTGGCGTGACCGGGACCCAGGGCAACCACGGGGAGGATGTGAAGGAGTACTACTTCTATGTCGACTCCACGCCGACACACTCCTACATGAAGTTCCTCTACAAGTACCCGCAGGCGGCGTATCCCTACGCCGACCTGACGAACGTCAACATCCGGCGCGGCAAGCACGAGTCCGAGTATGAACTTTTAGATACGGGGATCTTCGACGAGGATCGCTACTTCGACATCGTGGTCGAGTACGCCAAAGCGAGCGTCGAGGATATCCTGGTCAAGATCACGGCCTACAATCGCGGCCCCGAAGCTGCTCCGATCGATCTTCTCCCAACAGTCTGGTTCCGCAACACCTGGTCATGGGGCGACGACGCCGACCGCCCCACGCTGCGCTTGGAGGAGGACGGCGCCGCGGGCCGCAAAGTGATCCTGCTGCACGAAGAGAGCTACGGCGAGCGCCGCCTGTACTGCGCCGGCGACCCGGATCTGCTGTTCACGGACAACGAAACCAATCGCCACCGGCTGGGAATGGCGCCGGGCGCTTCTCAGTTCTGCAAAGACGGCGTCAACCGTTATCTCGTCGGGAAGCATGAGGACGCCGTGAATCCGGCCCGGACGGGCACCAAGGCGGCGGCGCACTATACGATGACGGTGGAGGCCGGAGGCAGCAAAAGCGTGACCCTGCGCTTCACCGACGGTGTGCTGGAAGCCGACGCGAAGTATCCCCTGGGCGTCGATTTCGACGACATTTTCGCGGCGCGCATCCGGGAAGCGGACGAGTTTTACGCGGGAGTCATCCCCAAGACATTGTCGACGGACGCCCAGAGCGTCATGCGCCAGGCGCTCGCCGGCATGCTCTGGTCCAAACAGTTCTATCATTACGAAGTGCAGCGCTGGCTGGAGGGCGACCCGGGATATTCGAAGCTGCCGAGGTCGCGCATGGAAGGCCGCAACCACGACTGGAGCCATCTCTACAGCGCCGACGTCTTGTCGATGCCGGACAAGTGGGAGTATCCCTGGTTCGCCGCCTGGGACCTCGCGTTCCATTGCATTCCGCTGGCGCTTGTCGATTCGGAGTTCTCCAAGGACCAGCTGTCGCTGATGGTGCGCGAGTGGTATATGCACCCCAACGGCCAGCTTCCCGCCTACGAATGGGCGATGGGCGATGTCAACCCGCCGGTCCACGCCTGGGCCGCGTTTCGCGTCTATAAGATGGAGGAAAAGCGCCTGGGCGTCTCGGACCGCCCTTTCTTAGAGCGTGTCTTCCACAAGCTGCTCCTCAACTTCACCTGGTGGGTCAACCGAAAAGACCCGGAGGGCCGCAACGTCTTCCAGGGCGGTTTCCTGGGGCTGGACAATATCGGGATCTTCGACCGCTCACGTCCGCTTCCGACCGGCGGCCACCTCGATCAAAGCGACGGCACCAGCTGGATGGCGATGTTCACCCTGAATCTCCTGGCGATCGCCATGGAGCTCGCCAAGGAGAACCCGGCGTATGAAGATGTTGCGAGCAAGTTCTGGGAGCACTTCCTTTATATTTCCGAAGCGATGAACAGCCTTGGATCGGAAGGCGAGGGGTTGTGGGATCGCGAGGACGGCTTCTTCTACGATGTCCTGCATCTGCCCGACGGCCGGCGCATGCCGGTGAAGATCCGCTCCATCGTCGGCCTGATTCCTCTCTTCGCCGTCGAAACGCTGGAGGCCGACGCCCTGGAGAATCTTGCGGGCTTCCATCGCCGCATGGAATGGTTCGTCGAGCACCGGCCCGATCTCGTGCGCAATGTCGCCTGTATGGAGACCCCCGGAACCCGTGAGCGCCGCCTGCTCTCGATCGTCTCCCCCAGCCAGCTCCGCGCCATCCTGCGCGTGATGCTCGACGAAGAAGAGTTCCTCTCGCCCTACGGGATCCGCGCCGTCTCCCGATATCATAAAGATCACCCCTATATTTTCGAGGTGGACGGAGTCGAGCACCGCGTCGATTACGAGCCCGCCGAGTCCAGCGATGGCCTCTTCGGCGGAAACTCCAACTGGCGCGGCCCGATCTGGATGCCCATCAACTATCTCATCATCGAGTCGCTGCAAAAGTACCACTACTACCTTGGCGACGATTTCAAGGTTGAGTGCCCGACCGGCTCCGGCAATATGCTCACTCTCTGGGAAGTCGCCGCTGAGCTCTCGCACCGCCTCACGCACCTCTTCGCCCACGACGAAGCCGGCCGCCGACCGGTCTACGGCTACGCGGAGAAGTTCCAGAACGATCCGCATTGGAAGGATCTGATCCTCTTCTACGAATACTTCCACGGCGACAACGGCGCCGGGATCGGCGCAAGCCATCAAACGGGCTGGACCGGGCTGGTCGCGAAGCTGATGCAGCAGAGCGGGGAGTAG
- a CDS encoding SDR family oxidoreductase yields MAATILITGANGTVGGDLTAELANHGVKIRAGVRSKLRARNIVAYEPELVEMDLARPDTFPDALYGIEQLFLLTPFTGGTTEIVQNLVNAAKAAGVSHIVRLSAYGADAEPGITLGRWHRAEEKIIQESGIPVTILRPNGFFQNFAEIDGRSIKTQNAIYSPVTVGKASFVDTRDIAAVAAKALTEPGHEGKIYEITGPEAISYTEIAEQLSTVTGRTISFVPVPEEAVRDGMVAAGAPEALADALVELFQLYEAGYAGRVLPTVEEITGKPARTFAQYAADYAAAFS; encoded by the coding sequence ATGGCGGCAACGATTTTAATTACCGGCGCGAACGGCACGGTGGGCGGCGATCTTACGGCGGAACTCGCCAATCACGGCGTCAAGATTCGGGCGGGCGTCCGCTCCAAGCTGCGCGCTCGGAACATCGTGGCGTATGAGCCGGAGCTGGTGGAGATGGACCTGGCGCGTCCGGACACATTTCCCGATGCGCTCTACGGGATCGAGCAGCTCTTTCTGCTGACGCCGTTTACCGGCGGGACCACGGAGATTGTTCAGAACTTGGTGAACGCGGCGAAGGCGGCGGGCGTCTCGCACATCGTGCGCCTATCGGCGTACGGCGCGGACGCCGAGCCAGGAATCACACTGGGCCGATGGCATCGGGCCGAAGAAAAGATCATTCAGGAGAGTGGAATCCCGGTGACGATCCTGCGGCCCAATGGTTTTTTCCAGAACTTCGCGGAGATTGACGGCCGTTCGATCAAAACACAGAACGCGATCTACTCCCCGGTCACAGTCGGCAAGGCCAGCTTCGTGGATACCCGGGATATCGCCGCCGTCGCCGCGAAGGCGCTGACGGAGCCCGGTCATGAGGGAAAGATCTACGAGATCACCGGTCCCGAGGCGATTTCCTACACGGAGATCGCGGAGCAGCTGTCCACGGTGACGGGCCGGACCATCAGCTTCGTTCCGGTGCCCGAAGAAGCGGTGCGCGACGGCATGGTCGCCGCCGGCGCTCCTGAAGCTCTGGCCGACGCGCTGGTCGAACTGTTCCAGCTCTACGAAGCCGGCTACGCCGGCCGCGTGCTGCCGACGGTAGAAGAGATCACGGGCAAGCCCGCCCGAACATTCGCACAATACGCCGCCGATTACGCGGCGGCGTTTTCTTAG
- a CDS encoding methyl-accepting chemotaxis protein — protein MNWFINLKTASKLLLGFGLCLFFTLLLSAVSITRLAQLNKITKGIVESNISKSELIGGMGDNFRQVRLFEYQHISVTGADQDAPIEADMQSELEETSHHLTSYQQLVQADKDHGDFDTVQSEWAQYMTMHDKVVVLSRANKDAEAMQMMNGPMLTIFNSLREHLDSLASSDHDQSDRDKQASGLAYENGVKSIVLLGILALALSIAVGVLITRYITRTVAQVSDGMKQLHQNGLVNLGAAVQAMENGDLTVHIEKGTKPLELRSRDEFGHMAVTFNEMLTQVQSTIDSFHQSQFSLSTLVRRLQQSSAQVARTSQTLDREAQQVSGASGEISVSIQEVAHASETSAAGASEVAQGSMAQASSLANGADLVKQLSVQVHDVARNSQTTSQAAGQAIDAATSGAAAVSQTVAGMNTIRNTVSQSAAVIEALGASSQEIGGIVATIDDIASQTNLLALNAAIEAARAGEAGRGFAVVADEVRKLAERSSSATRDISKLIDGVQKRTAEAVVVMQEGAREVERGTSLAEEAGESLRQIQEVVHEVTSGVRRIYDATDRMTATSDSVSRAIDDVAAVVEESSAAAREMSGSAREVSSQASVVADAVQQQTQSIERLVSSSSELSAIAKDLEDAVERFVIDDASAAPTRLTMSRAA, from the coding sequence ATGAATTGGTTCATCAACTTGAAGACAGCCTCCAAGCTCCTGCTCGGCTTTGGGCTATGTCTGTTTTTTACCCTGCTTCTGAGCGCCGTCTCCATCACGCGATTAGCTCAGCTCAACAAAATTACCAAAGGCATCGTGGAAAGCAACATCTCGAAATCCGAGCTGATCGGAGGCATGGGCGATAACTTCCGCCAGGTGCGCCTGTTCGAGTACCAGCATATCTCGGTCACAGGGGCCGATCAGGATGCGCCGATCGAAGCGGATATGCAGTCGGAGCTGGAGGAGACCTCACACCATCTTACGTCCTATCAGCAGCTGGTTCAAGCCGACAAAGACCACGGTGATTTTGACACCGTGCAGTCGGAATGGGCGCAGTATATGACGATGCACGATAAGGTTGTCGTCTTGAGCCGCGCCAACAAAGACGCGGAAGCGATGCAGATGATGAATGGCCCCATGCTGACCATCTTCAATTCATTGCGGGAGCATCTTGACAGTCTGGCCTCGTCGGACCACGATCAAAGCGATCGCGACAAGCAGGCGTCCGGCCTTGCCTATGAGAATGGCGTTAAGTCAATTGTGCTGCTGGGGATTCTGGCGCTGGCGCTGAGCATCGCCGTCGGCGTACTCATCACGCGGTATATCACCCGGACCGTCGCCCAGGTCTCGGACGGCATGAAGCAGCTCCACCAGAACGGCCTTGTCAATCTCGGAGCGGCCGTTCAGGCGATGGAGAATGGCGATCTGACCGTCCATATCGAAAAAGGAACCAAGCCGCTCGAACTGCGCAGCCGGGACGAGTTCGGTCATATGGCGGTGACGTTCAACGAGATGCTGACGCAGGTCCAGTCGACCATCGATTCCTTCCACCAGTCCCAGTTCTCGCTCTCCACTCTGGTCCGGCGGCTTCAGCAGTCCTCGGCGCAGGTCGCCCGCACATCGCAGACCCTGGACCGGGAAGCGCAGCAGGTCAGCGGCGCCTCCGGGGAGATCAGCGTCTCCATCCAGGAAGTGGCGCACGCCAGCGAAACCTCTGCGGCCGGCGCCAGCGAAGTGGCGCAGGGGAGCATGGCGCAGGCGTCCTCGCTGGCGAACGGCGCGGATCTGGTCAAGCAGCTCTCCGTCCAGGTCCATGATGTCGCCCGCAATTCGCAGACGACGTCTCAGGCCGCCGGACAGGCGATCGACGCGGCCACCAGCGGCGCCGCCGCCGTTTCTCAGACCGTGGCCGGCATGAATACGATCCGCAACACCGTCAGCCAGAGCGCGGCCGTGATCGAAGCCCTGGGCGCCTCCTCGCAGGAGATCGGCGGCATCGTGGCGACCATCGACGATATCGCGTCCCAGACGAACCTGCTGGCCCTGAACGCCGCCATTGAAGCGGCGCGGGCCGGCGAGGCGGGACGCGGCTTCGCGGTCGTCGCCGACGAAGTCCGCAAGCTCGCCGAGCGCTCCAGCAGCGCCACCCGCGATATCAGCAAGCTGATCGACGGCGTGCAGAAGCGCACGGCCGAAGCGGTGGTGGTGATGCAGGAAGGCGCCCGTGAAGTCGAGCGCGGAACTTCGCTGGCCGAGGAGGCGGGCGAGTCGCTGCGCCAGATTCAGGAAGTTGTCCACGAGGTCACCTCGGGCGTGCGCCGGATCTACGACGCGACCGACCGGATGACCGCGACTTCGGACAGCGTCAGCCGCGCCATCGACGATGTCGCCGCCGTGGTGGAGGAAAGCAGCGCGGCCGCCCGCGAAATGAGCGGCTCCGCCCGCGAAGTCTCTTCGCAGGCCAGCGTCGTCGCCGACGCCGTGCAGCAGCAGACCCAGTCCATCGAGCGCCTGGTGTCCTCTTCCTCCGAGCTCTCAGCGATCGCCAAAGACCTCGAAGACGCCGTCGAACGCTTCGTGATCGACGATGCGTCCGCAGCGCCCACACGACTGACCATGTCCCGCGCGGCGTAG
- a CDS encoding right-handed parallel beta-helix repeat-containing protein, whose product MKRTMAVLAALIYLSGVSHAAETPRAALSADFETANAPSIAAPESTATLTEDPREVVSGARSLKGDSRGSAMEWNEFLHLRAGVFDAGEAYKISFDYKVLARDGDAEFYTLLRRASGGGDAGWKDWKGAPGDKGHVETEFLTHNAPDYTLIIGIQHKGAIAIDNLVIQTDPANRPRDIRLPFPARVWTSPGHTAYYLDSQHGDDAADGKSAARAWRSLDKVNAGTFAPGDQILLRAGGRWSGFLAPGGKGAAGAPIVIDQYGKGPKPRIDAQGLTLATLFLHNTEYIEARHLDLANKGPVPQPKLAGVEVEIDDFGDAHQIALIGLDIHDVTGSNVKSDGGGNGIHVACSGAKTPSRYDGLRIEGCRLTRTDRNGITMDGNWSRDHWLPSLHVVIRNNVLEDIGGDGIVPIACDKALVERNIIRGGRMRCDDYAAGIWPWSCDNTTIQYNEVSGMHGTKDGEGYDCDYNCQNTLFQYNYSHDNDGGFMLICNDGGQKLPWNIGNLGSTIRYNISVNDGLHTFNISGPCQNTQIYNNTISIGKGQDIKIVDSGNWGGAWSDNTRFTNNIFFVAGKADFAFAGMTNTLFTHNAFWGVLPNRPADSHAILTDPQFKAPGSAKPGLGSLAGYQLRPGSPCIGAGAPVKDNGGRDFWGRVTPPGAVNVGAG is encoded by the coding sequence ATGAAACGAACGATGGCCGTCCTGGCCGCCTTGATCTATCTTTCCGGCGTCTCCCACGCCGCCGAGACGCCGCGCGCCGCGCTCAGCGCCGACTTCGAGACTGCGAACGCGCCGTCGATCGCTGCTCCGGAGTCGACGGCGACTCTGACGGAGGATCCGCGGGAGGTCGTGTCGGGCGCGAGATCGCTGAAAGGCGATTCGCGCGGTTCGGCGATGGAGTGGAACGAGTTCCTTCACCTGCGCGCCGGCGTCTTCGACGCCGGCGAAGCCTACAAGATTTCCTTTGACTACAAAGTGCTGGCGCGCGACGGCGACGCCGAGTTTTACACGCTTCTGCGCCGCGCCTCGGGCGGCGGGGACGCCGGCTGGAAAGATTGGAAAGGCGCGCCGGGCGACAAGGGCCATGTCGAAACCGAATTCCTCACCCACAACGCCCCCGATTACACGCTGATCATCGGCATTCAGCACAAAGGCGCGATCGCCATTGACAATCTCGTGATCCAGACCGATCCCGCCAATCGCCCGCGCGACATCCGTCTCCCCTTCCCCGCCCGCGTTTGGACCTCGCCGGGCCACACGGCGTACTATCTCGACTCGCAGCATGGCGACGACGCGGCCGACGGCAAGAGCGCGGCGCGCGCCTGGCGCAGTCTGGATAAGGTCAACGCCGGAACGTTCGCGCCCGGCGACCAGATCCTGCTGCGCGCGGGCGGCCGCTGGAGCGGCTTCCTCGCCCCCGGCGGCAAGGGCGCGGCCGGCGCGCCGATCGTGATCGATCAGTACGGCAAAGGCCCAAAGCCACGGATCGACGCCCAGGGCCTTACCCTCGCCACTCTCTTTCTGCATAACACCGAATACATCGAGGCGCGCCATCTCGATCTCGCCAACAAAGGCCCCGTTCCGCAGCCGAAGCTGGCGGGCGTGGAAGTCGAGATCGACGACTTTGGCGACGCCCATCAAATCGCGCTCATCGGCCTGGACATCCACGACGTCACCGGCAGCAACGTCAAGTCCGACGGCGGCGGCAACGGTATCCATGTCGCGTGCAGCGGCGCGAAGACGCCGTCGCGCTACGACGGCCTCCGGATCGAAGGCTGCCGCCTCACGCGCACCGACCGCAACGGCATTACGATGGATGGAAACTGGAGCCGGGACCACTGGCTCCCCAGCCTCCATGTCGTCATCCGGAACAATGTGCTGGAGGACATCGGCGGCGACGGCATCGTTCCCATCGCCTGCGACAAAGCCTTAGTCGAGCGCAACATCATTCGCGGCGGACGCATGCGATGCGACGACTACGCCGCCGGCATCTGGCCCTGGAGCTGCGACAACACCACCATCCAGTACAACGAAGTCAGCGGCATGCACGGAACCAAGGACGGCGAGGGCTACGACTGCGATTACAACTGCCAGAACACCCTGTTCCAGTACAACTACAGCCACGACAACGACGGCGGCTTCATGCTGATCTGCAACGACGGCGGCCAGAAACTCCCCTGGAACATCGGCAATCTCGGCAGCACGATTCGTTACAACATCAGCGTCAACGACGGCCTGCACACCTTCAACATCAGCGGCCCCTGCCAAAACACCCAGATCTACAACAACACCATCTCCATCGGCAAAGGCCAAGACATCAAGATCGTCGACTCCGGCAACTGGGGCGGCGCCTGGTCCGACAACACCCGCTTCACCAACAACATCTTCTTCGTCGCCGGCAAAGCCGACTTCGCCTTTGCCGGCATGACCAACACCCTCTTCACCCACAACGCCTTCTGGGGCGTCCTCCCAAACCGCCCCGCCGACTCCCACGCCATCCTCACCGATCCCCAATTCAAAGCGCCCGGCTCCGCGAAGCCAGGCCTTGGATCGCTGGCAGGATATCAGCTGCGGCCCGGGTCCCCATGCATCGGCGCGGGAGCGCCGGTGAAAGACAACGGCGGACGGGATTTTTGGGGACGCGTGACGCCGCCGGGAGCGGTGAATGTGGGGGCGGGGTGA